A region of uncultured Anaeromusa sp. DNA encodes the following proteins:
- a CDS encoding aldo/keto reductase, with product MEYTTLPGTSLKLSQLCLGTMMFGGQTSEADSLQIMDYAYDQGINFFDTANTYVQGESERIVGKGLKGRRHDILLATKVRGQMGSGRNDVGLNRRNILAALEASLQRLDTDYLDLYYLHAPDYDTSLEETAETMSGLVRSGKIRYWGVSNFAAWQVADILAICDKRNYTPPCLTQNVYNALTRGIEAEFLPFLKAHPLGLVIYNPIAGGLLSGKHVFGQPSGNTRFANNQEYYKRYWSQENFAAVEKLHTIADAQKLSLLQLAMKWCAAQPQVTSIITGVSRLEQLKQNIASVEGEPLSAETLAQCDEIWLSLAGTRFAYNR from the coding sequence ATGGAGTATACAACACTTCCAGGAACCAGTCTAAAACTTTCCCAGCTGTGCCTAGGAACCATGATGTTCGGCGGGCAAACCAGCGAAGCCGACAGCCTGCAAATCATGGACTACGCCTACGACCAGGGCATCAACTTCTTTGATACTGCCAATACCTACGTCCAAGGAGAAAGCGAACGCATTGTCGGCAAAGGCCTCAAGGGACGGCGTCATGACATTTTGCTGGCCACTAAGGTGCGCGGCCAAATGGGCAGCGGACGAAATGACGTCGGCCTGAATCGACGCAATATCCTTGCCGCCTTAGAAGCCAGCCTGCAGCGGCTGGACACGGACTACCTTGATCTTTATTATCTCCACGCCCCTGATTACGACACCAGCTTGGAAGAAACGGCAGAAACCATGTCCGGACTTGTCAGAAGCGGCAAAATACGCTATTGGGGAGTCAGCAACTTCGCAGCCTGGCAAGTCGCCGACATACTAGCTATTTGCGACAAGCGTAACTATACTCCGCCTTGTCTGACTCAAAACGTATACAACGCCCTTACCCGAGGTATTGAGGCGGAGTTCTTACCGTTTTTGAAAGCCCACCCCCTCGGCCTCGTTATTTACAATCCGATTGCCGGCGGTCTTCTCTCAGGCAAACACGTCTTCGGACAACCTAGCGGCAATACGCGTTTTGCCAACAACCAGGAATACTATAAGCGCTATTGGTCCCAGGAAAATTTTGCAGCTGTAGAAAAGCTCCATACCATTGCCGACGCTCAAAAATTAAGCCTGCTGCAACTGGCTATGAAGTGGTGCGCTGCGCAGCCCCAGGTAACATCCATCATCACTGGCGTCAGCCGTTTGGAGCAGTTGAAACAAAACATCGCCTCCGTAGAAGGCGAACCGCTATCCGCTGAAACCTTGGCCCAATGTGATGAAATCTGGCTTTCCCTTGCCGGTACGCGCTTTGCCTAC